From Curtobacterium sp. MCBA15_012:
GGAGACTCTCGAAGCTGGGCCGGTGGGCCGTATGCTCACGGCGGTCCGCGCGGCGTGTCCGGGCGTCCCGATCAACGTGACGACCTTCGCTTCCATCATTTCCGACCCCGTTCATCGTCTTCGCCTCGTCGACGGATGGACGGTGCTGCCGGATCTCATCGCTGCGAATCAGGGGGAGGAGGGCATCGACGATGTGAGCGCGTTGCTCTCGGGGCGAGGCGTCGGGATCGAGGCGTGTGTCCTGAGCGTCGACGATGTCCGCACGTTTCTGCGCCGCGGGTCCTGGTCGCGCTTCGCTCGGCTGGTGGTCGAACCGCTGGAACCCGTCGCGGAAGACGCGGTGGCCCTCGCGGAACAGATGGAATCCGAACTCCGAGCGGCGGAAGTGCGCCTGCCCGAGCTGCATCACGGTGTCGGACTCGCGTCGTGGACGATCATGCGACGTGCGGTGAGCAATGGGCACAGCATCAGGACTGGACTTGAGGACACCCTCGTGCTCGAGGATGGTTCACCGGCGGCGTCCAATGCGCAGCTCGTCGCCGCCGCGTCCGCGATCGTCCACCCTTCGGACCGGTAGGGGAGCGATTGAGGAGGCGACGGGCCGGGAAGTGATGATGCGTTCGGATCACCAAGGAACGGACGGGAGAGAACTGAGCCCCGCTGTTGTCTGTGACGCTGAAAGTGGGTACGGCTGTCGATGAAGATGAGCGCGTCGCCCATGACGGGGTTCATGAACTCGTCGGAGACCCTCATCCGAGTGTCGGCCGGCAGCGCCACCAGCTTTCCCACTGAGCGATCGCTCGTCGCATTTTCAGACCTCAGGGCATCGGTGGTTCTCGCCATCGCCTGATAAGTGTTGCGGTCTACAGGCATCGGGGTTTCCGCTGGCTGCGCGACGCGACTCAGTGACCTGATCTGGAACCGCTCGTACTGGCAAGGCATCCGACAGGAGGATCTCGCTTGGGGGAGCGGCGGCGGTAGGGCGTCCTGGGGCGTGGCGAGAGGGTCAGGCAACGGCTCCTGGCATCTCGAGCGTGATGGGGTTTGCCGACTGAGCTCGATCTGAGGATGGAATTTCTCACCGGCCTGGGTTTGGCGTGGTAGACGCGCATCGATCGCGCACTACCACGAGGTCTTCTGTCGGTGGCGGAAGGACGTGACGTCTTTGGGTTCGATACCGGATTGAAGCCTCGGTCAGAGCTGCGTCGGAGCTCGTCGGGAAGAGATGACGAGGCAGGCAGCGATGATCACCGCGATGACGATCAGGATTGCGGACGTCGGCGCGATGACCGACGTCGAGGCGATGACGGTGGGGAGCACAAAGCCGCTGTACGCCAAGGAGTAGTAGACGCCGGTCAGCCCACCGAGGTCGTCCCCGTTCGCGAGCGACTGTATCCGGCTGAGGCCCGAGACCATCAAGATGCCGTAACCGATGCCGAGCACGGTCGCGGCGAAGGCGCCGAGCGCCACCGACGGCCGGGCGGCGACGAGTGCCGCGAGGAGCGTGCCGATGATGGTCACGGAGAGTCCCACGGTGGACTGATGACCGTGAGTCCACACGGCGAGACGGGGAACGACGGTTTGCGCGATCGCTCCGGAACCGAGCGTGATCACGGTCAGCGCTCCGGCGTACAAGATCGCGTCGGAGCCGACCTCGGCTTCAACGGTCGACGGGATCACCGCGTACGCGATTGCGGCTGCTCCGAAGACCCACGGAGCGACTGGCACGATCGAGCGCCAGAAGACGCGACGGCTCACGGCTGGGATGCGAAGGTCGGCGATCAGAGAACGGACCCCTGCGTCGTATGGCCGTGAGCGTGGCGCTCGGAGCAGCACTACGCTGGCGACGAGTGTGACCGCCAGGTGGGCGACGTACGGAAGAACCGAGGGGAGCGGCGCCCACTGCGCAAGCGCTGCCGACACCCCCGCTCCGACTCCAAGGCCGACGGTCAGCGTGAGTGTGGCTCGGCGGGCTGCGAGCCCGGGGGTGCCGGTCTCAGGTGACAGCTCCTTGATCCAGCTCGTCCCGACCACCATCGCGATCGCGACGCTGACACCGGCGAGGAAACGTCCGACAGCCATCAGAGCGAGGCTGCTCGGGAACGTCATCAGCACCAAGCTCGCCGCTGCACCGCACCCAAGGCCGAACGCGATGAGTCGCTTCCGGCCGTATCGGTCGGACACCGGGCCGGCGACGAGGAACCCCGGTATGAGCCCGAGCACGTACACGGCGAGCATCTCGTCCACAGCCTCAGCCGAATAGCCGAACTGGCGTTCGTACATCGGGAGCAACGGCGTGAAGTGGTTGCCTCCCCACGCCATCACCGCGATTGCGGGAACGCCAGAGCGCCATGTTCGAAGCGGTCGCGCGAGCGAATGCCGGCGCGCACCGTGGACTGTGATCGTGCGGCTCACCGGTGCGAGGCGGTGTCGCCCGCCATCAGCAGCCTCGGCGCGCGGTGCTCGTACACGGCGGAGATACCGGAGTCGTCGAGGAGCGTCCACCCCACAGCGCCGTCAGGCTGGTCGCCGATCAGGATGTGGGAGGGGCGTCGGCCGTCGATGGTCGGGATCCGCAGGACCCGGTCGTTCCCGAGGCTGCCGTTCCGCAGGATGGCGACGCAGTCTGCTTCGGAGCGGGCCGCAGTCCGGTCGTCGGACTGTGCAACCGCCTCGGCAGTACTCAGCATCAACTCGTCGTAGGAGAGCTTGGTGGTCGTCATGATGGTTCCTTCCGAGATGAGATTGTAGGATACAACTTGTATCCGAGTTGTTCAAGAGGTTCTGGGAAGATGGCCACGGAGGTGCTGCGGATGGACGAGTTCGCCGGGAAGGCCGAGAGTGCGGCTGATCGCGCTCATCGGGGAATCAGAGCTGCCATCGCGGGTGGCGAGTTCGAAGCAGGTGCGATGCTGAGTGAGTCAGACCTCGCGACGCGCCTGGCGATGAGTCGCACGCCTATTCGCACTGCACTTTCGCGCTTGCAGGACGAAGGCTGGATCACGGTGTACCCGAAGCGGGGAGCCCTGGTTCGAGAGATCGGAGCAAGAGAGGCGGAAGACTTGGCTGACGCTCGGCACGCGTTGGAAGCACTCGGAGCCCGACGGGCGGTCGATCTCCGCAGGCTGGCGGACAGCCTTGAGCCGGTGCTAGCTAATCAACGTGAAGCAGCTCTGACCGGTGACGTGGCGGCCTTCGTCGAATCGGACATCGCGTTTCACCGTGGCTTCGTCGATGCGGCCGGCAACCCCTTGCTGACAGGGTTCTACGACCGTCTTCGCGACCGGCAAGCGTTGCTCATCACTCGTGGTGTCGTTGCGGTCGCTGAACGCCTCGACGAGATCCTGAAGGAGCACGATGGACTCCTCGTCCTCCTGCGCAATGAGGACGCCGACAGCTTTGACACCGCCCTTCAGGCGCATCTGCAACGCTCTACTGAAGCCATGAGGAGCTGAGGTGCAGGGTCAGAGCGACAGTGCCGCCGCGGACGAGGAACGTCTTCAGACCGCTGCAGTCAGGTTGGTCGCCGAGCGTTGATGGCGGCGAGGCGCGATTCAGGGCGCAACAGGCGTGCGGTGAGCAATCGGCTACCGGCACGCACCGATGAAGGCCGTGCCGGTCGGCCGCTGACTGCGGGTAGTCAGTAAAGTCGTTCCGCTGCCCCGCCAGTGCGGCCTGTCAGATGCTCGACGTGTTCGGCCGACCTTCGGAAGCGCTTCGTGCCTGTTTTCTGAACTACCGGCACTGCTCTCGCTGTTCACTCTCGTTGCCCTCCGTCGCATGGGGAAGGGCATGGAGGTGACCGCATGAAGCGCAGCGAGCGTCGAACCCTGGTCCTCAATGCAAGCTACGAACCAATGGCGGTCGTCTCGTCTCGGCGAGCTCTTCTCCTGGTCCTCAACGAGAAGGCGTCTGTCCTCGTCGAGAGCGATCGGATCGTGCACAGCGTGGTGGGCAAGTACGCAGAGCCCGAGTTTGTGCTTCTGCGGCAGTTCATCCGGGTGCCTCGTCGATCCGTGCCGATGACCCGGCGCGCTGTGCTCGAGATGTACGACTACACGTGTGCCTACTGCTTCAAGCACGGCAACACCATCGACCACGTCATCCCTCGTGCTCGAGGAGGTACGAACACCTGGCCAGCTCGCTCTTCACGCTCGACGGGCGGCGAGGAGAAATGGGGTCTTGGCTCAGCTGATCTCCGCGATGTCCGCCACGAGGCCGACCAAGCCGTAAGCGGCGGGCAAGGCGATGTCGGGATAGCCGAAAGTCCGAGCGCCGCGACGTTCCGATCCTGGGATCAATAGAATTCGTTCCATCATTTCCGCCATGCGCAAATCTACTTCGAGGTCTATCGAAGCAGGAAAGGCAAGCTGGCTGGTCAGGTCGACGGATGCCAGAGCTTTCGGTACCGCGTCTTCGATGAGCGAACACGCCACTTCCGGATGGACGCTGTCCGCTGCCCTGACCCCGAGTGCTCGCTTCACCGTCACCGTTACCACACCAGGCAGAACGTCCGCGGCCTCCCTTGCTGCTCCGTCGTCGCCGGTCACGAGCGCCGTCGGCGCACCATACGATCTCGCCACTGCCGCGCTCAGCCCGATCTCACCCAGGACCATTCCGTTAATCCGAACAGAATCGATGGTGCGGCCGCTGAGGGTGTGCGGAAGTACGGCGTCCGTCAGGCCTGCTCGGCCGTGATATCCCAGCAGGAGCAGTGCGTCGAAACCACGATCCACGCCTGCGACCATGTCTAAGGGGCGAGGGGTGCCGCGAATCAGACGCGCACGCGGGTCCAGCCTTCCCGGAAGGATGTTCAATCCTTTTGCGTGAGAATCACACACCGTGACCTCGGCCCCACCGCCTTCAGCGAACACTCCACGCACTGCGGCAGATGCTTCGTCTGTCATGAATTCGCGTGCGCGTTCCCACCCGGGAGTGCCCGGGGTGATATCCGACCGGTCGACAACCCCGGCGGTACCTTCCATGTCGACTGATACCAATACCCGCATCCCTTCACCCTACCGGTCCGCGGAGGCGGCCCGGCGGTCGTTCTCACCGTCCGTCAAGTGGCTTCTGCGCGACTCGTCGACGCTGAGCTTCTCCACCGGCGATTTCGACGTGCGCCAGCCCGCCATCCCGGCCACGTTCGCGACTGCCGCGTTCCCTGGCACGACAGGAACCGAGGCGACGCTCTCGGTGAACAGGGGATCGGCTCATGAGACAGAGCCCGGTGGAGCGCCCCCAACGGCCCTAGCTGGACCCTGCCGTGACGTAGCAGCTGTGCAGTCGGCGTGGACACCACTGTCGCGAGGCGAGTTGCCGGACAGGCGCAAGACGCTCGGCACGGTGAGAACGGCCGCGCGAGACCGGCCATTCCTCTCAGGCGCAGCTCTCGAGGCATGGCGAGACCCCGTCCGACCAGCGTCGTCGACGGACAGATTCACCCCGTCAATCTGATCGGCGACGGAGTCCGCGAATGAACCATGCGCGGTCAGTCACAAGATCGACTGACACACACACCGTTCCTTTTCCACGGCGGCACCCTTTGAGCACGAAAGCAGCAAGAGGATCGTTACCCCGGCTCGGAGTATCGGAAGTAATGGCGGGGTCAGCGTTCGTGGGCGACCTTGTGCAGGACGTCGAGCGCGGCATCGATGGCGGCTTCTAGGGGCCAGGGTGATCTCTCCGGCTGGCTCAAGATGAGACCCCCTTGGAGGGCGGCGAGGATGGCGACGGCGATCCGTTGCGGGTCGGCATCGGATTCGACCTCGCCGGCGCTCTGCATCTTGGCAACCCCCGAGGCGAGCGACAGCCGCCAGTTCGTCATGCTGTCCGTGATGATCTGAGCCAATTCGGGATCTGTCATGGCTGCCTGTGTCGCCATTGAACCGATCGGGCAGGCCCACCGGCCAAGCCCGATGTAGTAATCGACCAAGGCATCGCGCCAGGCGTGCCACGACTCCCAGCTCGAGAGGTCGTCGATGTACGGCTTCTGGGCGGCCAGGAGCTCGCCGCCCTCCCAGATGGCGACTTCACGGACGAGTTCGGCCTTGCCGCCGGGGAAGTAATGGAAGAGCTGGCTCTTGCTCGTGAGCGTCGCCGCACGGACGGTGTCAAGAGTGGTGCCGCCGATGCCGGAAGCGAGGATCTCCCGACCCGTCGCCTCGATGATGCGCTGGCGAGTAGCTCGACCGCGTTCCGTGATGTTGGCCCCTTGCATGAGTTCAGCGTACGCCGCTGGACCATGCGGTCCAGTCCGTGGTAGGACTGGGCCATGCAGTCCAACGAAGAAGAACTCGTCTCTCTGGTATCCGATGACCGACTCTCCGGTCAGACCGCACTCGTCACCGGCTCGAGCAGCGGTATCGGGGAGGCGACCGCCCGAGTACTCGCCGCGTCCGGTGCCCATGTCATCGTCAACGGTCGCGATGCCGAGCGCACGCATGCTGTCGTCACCACGATCGAACGTGCGGGCGGCAAAGCGTCACCGCTCGTCGCCGATCTCGGT
This genomic window contains:
- a CDS encoding 3-keto-5-aminohexanoate cleavage protein is translated as MINGHCLHEQGRVTSLPRVRADHHLNVSNAPGPHETKFVFKPELRSPFRRRERRNVNAVTDLQLAANGDVEHPAMPKTAEEIAADAAACVEAGATLLHLHAFDEHGEETLEAGPVGRMLTAVRAACPGVPINVTTFASIISDPVHRLRLVDGWTVLPDLIAANQGEEGIDDVSALLSGRGVGIEACVLSVDDVRTFLRRGSWSRFARLVVEPLEPVAEDAVALAEQMESELRAAEVRLPELHHGVGLASWTIMRRAVSNGHSIRTGLEDTLVLEDGSPAASNAQLVAAASAIVHPSDR
- a CDS encoding MFS transporter produces the protein MAWGGNHFTPLLPMYERQFGYSAEAVDEMLAVYVLGLIPGFLVAGPVSDRYGRKRLIAFGLGCGAAASLVLMTFPSSLALMAVGRFLAGVSVAIAMVVGTSWIKELSPETGTPGLAARRATLTLTVGLGVGAGVSAALAQWAPLPSVLPYVAHLAVTLVASVVLLRAPRSRPYDAGVRSLIADLRIPAVSRRVFWRSIVPVAPWVFGAAAIAYAVIPSTVEAEVGSDAILYAGALTVITLGSGAIAQTVVPRLAVWTHGHQSTVGLSVTIIGTLLAALVAARPSVALGAFAATVLGIGYGILMVSGLSRIQSLANGDDLGGLTGVYYSLAYSGFVLPTVIASTSVIAPTSAILIVIAVIIAACLVISSRRAPTQL
- a CDS encoding GntR family transcriptional regulator, which gives rise to MATEVLRMDEFAGKAESAADRAHRGIRAAIAGGEFEAGAMLSESDLATRLAMSRTPIRTALSRLQDEGWITVYPKRGALVREIGAREAEDLADARHALEALGARRAVDLRRLADSLEPVLANQREAALTGDVAAFVESDIAFHRGFVDAAGNPLLTGFYDRLRDRQALLITRGVVAVAERLDEILKEHDGLLVLLRNEDADSFDTALQAHLQRSTEAMRS
- a CDS encoding M55 family metallopeptidase, which produces MRVLVSVDMEGTAGVVDRSDITPGTPGWERAREFMTDEASAAVRGVFAEGGGAEVTVCDSHAKGLNILPGRLDPRARLIRGTPRPLDMVAGVDRGFDALLLLGYHGRAGLTDAVLPHTLSGRTIDSVRINGMVLGEIGLSAAVARSYGAPTALVTGDDGAAREAADVLPGVVTVTVKRALGVRAADSVHPEVACSLIEDAVPKALASVDLTSQLAFPASIDLEVDLRMAEMMERILLIPGSERRGARTFGYPDIALPAAYGLVGLVADIAEIS
- a CDS encoding TetR/AcrR family transcriptional regulator encodes the protein MQGANITERGRATRQRIIEATGREILASGIGGTTLDTVRAATLTSKSQLFHYFPGGKAELVREVAIWEGGELLAAQKPYIDDLSSWESWHAWRDALVDYYIGLGRWACPIGSMATQAAMTDPELAQIITDSMTNWRLSLASGVAKMQSAGEVESDADPQRIAVAILAALQGGLILSQPERSPWPLEAAIDAALDVLHKVAHER